A window from Hemicordylus capensis ecotype Gifberg chromosome 2, rHemCap1.1.pri, whole genome shotgun sequence encodes these proteins:
- the LOC128343572 gene encoding transmembrane reductase CYB561D2, translated as MALTIETESKIYRSLRTVFGATAHLVSLGFTIFVAVLARPGSSLFSWHPLLMSLAFSFLMTEALLVYSPESSLLQSLSRKAKIRFHWALQLLSLICAVLGLAIISYNKYLNGKAHFVTWHGLTGLLTVLYTSMQCMGGLVLLYPKLMKNWTLAKLKLYHATSGLIGYLLGCASLMLGMCSLWFTTSMTGVSWYLTMLCPILTSLVVMNQVSNAYLYRKRSQP; from the exons ATGGCTCTGACTATTGAAACGGAATCAAAGATATACCGCTCTCTCAGGACTGTCTTTGGTGCCACTGCACACCTCGTCTCCCTTGGATTTACCATATTTGTAGCTGTGCTTGCCAGACCTGGATCAA GTCTGTTCTCCTGGCATCCTCTCTTAATGTCTCTTGCG TTTTCTTTCCTGATGACAGAAGCCCTGCTGGTTTACTCTCCAGAGAGCTCCCTGCTTCAGTCACTCTCCCGTAAGGCCAAGATCCGCTTCCACTGGGCTTTGCAGCTGCTTTCGCTCATCTGTGCGGTGTTGGGCTTGGCCATTATCAGCTACAACAAATACCTCAATGGGAAGGCTCACTTTGTCACCTGGCACGGCCTGACGGGCTTGTTAACGGTGCTGTACACTAGTATGCAATGCATGGGTGGGCTTGTTCTGCTCTACCCGAAGCTGATGAAGAACTGGACATTGGCCAAGCTGAAGCTTTACCATGCCACATCAGGACTGATTGGGTACCTCCTTGGCTGTGCCAGTTTGATGCTGGGCATGTGTTCCTTGTGGTTTACCACAAGCATGACTGGAGTCTCCTGGTATCTGACTATGCTTTGTCCTATCCTCACCAGCCTGGTTGTCATGAACCAAGTGAGCAATGCCTACCTCTACCGCAAAAGAAGCCAGCCATGA
- the NPRL2 gene encoding GATOR complex protein NPRL2 isoform X2 — translation MMTMEGSGRIECIFFSEFHPTLGPKITYQVPEDFISRELFDTVQVYIITKPELQNKLITVTAMGKKLIGCPVCIEHKKYSRNALLFNLGFVCDARAKTCALEPIVKKLAGYLTTLELESGFISNDDSKQKLIPIMTILLEELNATGKCTLPIDESNTIHLKVIEQRPDPPIVQEYDVPVFTQDKDDFFNSQWDLTTQQILPYIDGFRHVQKISAEADVELNLVRIAIQNLLYYGVVTLVSILQYSNVYCTTPKVQDLVDDKCLQEECLSYVTKPGHKRASLRDVFQLYCGLSPGTTVRDLICRYTLQLQRVDERKLIQFGLMKGLIRRLQKYPVKVARDERSHPARLYTGCHSYDEICCKTGMSYRELDERLENDPNIIVCWK, via the exons A TGATGACTATGGAAGGCAGCGGCAGAATTGAGTGTATCTTTTTCAGTGAATTCCACCCAACACTTGGTCCTAAAATAACATACCAG GTACCGGAAGATTTCATTTCCCGAGAGCTCTTTGATACAGTTCAGGTATACATCATCACTAAACCTGAACTGCAAAACAAGCTTATCACAGT TACTGCTATGGGGAAAAAGCTAATTGGCTGCCCAGTTTGTATTGAGCACAAGAAATACAGCCGGAATGCTCTGCTCTTCAACCTTGGCTTTGTTTGTGATGCTAGAGCAAAGACCTGTGCACTGGAACCTATTGTGAAGAAACTGGCAGGTTATCTCACCACTCTGGAG CTTGAGAGTGGCTTCATCTCCAATGATGACAGCAAGCAAAAGTTGATACCAATCATGACCATTCTACTCGAGGAACTGAATGCCACTGGCAAATGCACTCTGCCTATAG ATGAATCAAATACCATTCACCTGAAAGTGATTGAACAGCGCCCAGATCCCCCCATTGTGCAGGAATATGATGTTCCTGTCTTCACCCAAGACAAAGATGACTTCTTCAATTCCCAGTGGGATCTCACCACTCAGCAG ATCCTGCCATACATTGATGGATTTCGCCATGTTCAGAAAATCTCTGCTGAAGCAGACGTGGAGCTCAACCTGGTTCGAATTGCCATCCAAAACCTCTT ATACTATGGAGTAGTGACTCTTGTTTCCATACTTCAG TACTCGAACGTATATTGCACCACACCTAAAGTCCAGGACCTGGTGGATGACAAGTGTCTCCAAGAAGAATGTCTCTCATATGTCACAAAACCAG GTCACAAACGAGCCAGCCTGAGAGATGTTTTCCAGCTGTACTGTGGGCTGAGCCCGGGCACAACTGTACGGGACCTCATTTGCCGCTATACCCTCCAACTCCAGAGAGTAGATGAAAG GAAGCTCATCCAGTTTGGTCTGATGAAAGGCCTTATTCGAAGGCTACAAAAGTATCCTGTAAAAGTAGCCCGGGATGAAAGAAGTCATCCAGCACGACTATACACGGGCTGCCATAGCTATGATGAGATCTGCTGTAAAACAG GAATGAGCTACCGGGAGTTGGATGAGAGGTTGGAGAATGATCCAAATATAATTGTTTGCTGGAAATGA
- the NPRL2 gene encoding GATOR complex protein NPRL2 isoform X1: MRETSCHFTSVMTMEGSGRIECIFFSEFHPTLGPKITYQVPEDFISRELFDTVQVYIITKPELQNKLITVTAMGKKLIGCPVCIEHKKYSRNALLFNLGFVCDARAKTCALEPIVKKLAGYLTTLELESGFISNDDSKQKLIPIMTILLEELNATGKCTLPIDESNTIHLKVIEQRPDPPIVQEYDVPVFTQDKDDFFNSQWDLTTQQILPYIDGFRHVQKISAEADVELNLVRIAIQNLLYYGVVTLVSILQYSNVYCTTPKVQDLVDDKCLQEECLSYVTKPGHKRASLRDVFQLYCGLSPGTTVRDLICRYTLQLQRVDERKLIQFGLMKGLIRRLQKYPVKVARDERSHPARLYTGCHSYDEICCKTGMSYRELDERLENDPNIIVCWK, encoded by the exons ATGAGAGAGACATCATGCCATTTTACTTCTG TGATGACTATGGAAGGCAGCGGCAGAATTGAGTGTATCTTTTTCAGTGAATTCCACCCAACACTTGGTCCTAAAATAACATACCAG GTACCGGAAGATTTCATTTCCCGAGAGCTCTTTGATACAGTTCAGGTATACATCATCACTAAACCTGAACTGCAAAACAAGCTTATCACAGT TACTGCTATGGGGAAAAAGCTAATTGGCTGCCCAGTTTGTATTGAGCACAAGAAATACAGCCGGAATGCTCTGCTCTTCAACCTTGGCTTTGTTTGTGATGCTAGAGCAAAGACCTGTGCACTGGAACCTATTGTGAAGAAACTGGCAGGTTATCTCACCACTCTGGAG CTTGAGAGTGGCTTCATCTCCAATGATGACAGCAAGCAAAAGTTGATACCAATCATGACCATTCTACTCGAGGAACTGAATGCCACTGGCAAATGCACTCTGCCTATAG ATGAATCAAATACCATTCACCTGAAAGTGATTGAACAGCGCCCAGATCCCCCCATTGTGCAGGAATATGATGTTCCTGTCTTCACCCAAGACAAAGATGACTTCTTCAATTCCCAGTGGGATCTCACCACTCAGCAG ATCCTGCCATACATTGATGGATTTCGCCATGTTCAGAAAATCTCTGCTGAAGCAGACGTGGAGCTCAACCTGGTTCGAATTGCCATCCAAAACCTCTT ATACTATGGAGTAGTGACTCTTGTTTCCATACTTCAG TACTCGAACGTATATTGCACCACACCTAAAGTCCAGGACCTGGTGGATGACAAGTGTCTCCAAGAAGAATGTCTCTCATATGTCACAAAACCAG GTCACAAACGAGCCAGCCTGAGAGATGTTTTCCAGCTGTACTGTGGGCTGAGCCCGGGCACAACTGTACGGGACCTCATTTGCCGCTATACCCTCCAACTCCAGAGAGTAGATGAAAG GAAGCTCATCCAGTTTGGTCTGATGAAAGGCCTTATTCGAAGGCTACAAAAGTATCCTGTAAAAGTAGCCCGGGATGAAAGAAGTCATCCAGCACGACTATACACGGGCTGCCATAGCTATGATGAGATCTGCTGTAAAACAG GAATGAGCTACCGGGAGTTGGATGAGAGGTTGGAGAATGATCCAAATATAATTGTTTGCTGGAAATGA
- the NPRL2 gene encoding GATOR complex protein NPRL2 isoform X3 codes for MTMEGSGRIECIFFSEFHPTLGPKITYQVPEDFISRELFDTVQVYIITKPELQNKLITVTAMGKKLIGCPVCIEHKKYSRNALLFNLGFVCDARAKTCALEPIVKKLAGYLTTLELESGFISNDDSKQKLIPIMTILLEELNATGKCTLPIDESNTIHLKVIEQRPDPPIVQEYDVPVFTQDKDDFFNSQWDLTTQQILPYIDGFRHVQKISAEADVELNLVRIAIQNLLYYGVVTLVSILQYSNVYCTTPKVQDLVDDKCLQEECLSYVTKPGHKRASLRDVFQLYCGLSPGTTVRDLICRYTLQLQRVDERKLIQFGLMKGLIRRLQKYPVKVARDERSHPARLYTGCHSYDEICCKTGMSYRELDERLENDPNIIVCWK; via the exons ATGACTATGGAAGGCAGCGGCAGAATTGAGTGTATCTTTTTCAGTGAATTCCACCCAACACTTGGTCCTAAAATAACATACCAG GTACCGGAAGATTTCATTTCCCGAGAGCTCTTTGATACAGTTCAGGTATACATCATCACTAAACCTGAACTGCAAAACAAGCTTATCACAGT TACTGCTATGGGGAAAAAGCTAATTGGCTGCCCAGTTTGTATTGAGCACAAGAAATACAGCCGGAATGCTCTGCTCTTCAACCTTGGCTTTGTTTGTGATGCTAGAGCAAAGACCTGTGCACTGGAACCTATTGTGAAGAAACTGGCAGGTTATCTCACCACTCTGGAG CTTGAGAGTGGCTTCATCTCCAATGATGACAGCAAGCAAAAGTTGATACCAATCATGACCATTCTACTCGAGGAACTGAATGCCACTGGCAAATGCACTCTGCCTATAG ATGAATCAAATACCATTCACCTGAAAGTGATTGAACAGCGCCCAGATCCCCCCATTGTGCAGGAATATGATGTTCCTGTCTTCACCCAAGACAAAGATGACTTCTTCAATTCCCAGTGGGATCTCACCACTCAGCAG ATCCTGCCATACATTGATGGATTTCGCCATGTTCAGAAAATCTCTGCTGAAGCAGACGTGGAGCTCAACCTGGTTCGAATTGCCATCCAAAACCTCTT ATACTATGGAGTAGTGACTCTTGTTTCCATACTTCAG TACTCGAACGTATATTGCACCACACCTAAAGTCCAGGACCTGGTGGATGACAAGTGTCTCCAAGAAGAATGTCTCTCATATGTCACAAAACCAG GTCACAAACGAGCCAGCCTGAGAGATGTTTTCCAGCTGTACTGTGGGCTGAGCCCGGGCACAACTGTACGGGACCTCATTTGCCGCTATACCCTCCAACTCCAGAGAGTAGATGAAAG GAAGCTCATCCAGTTTGGTCTGATGAAAGGCCTTATTCGAAGGCTACAAAAGTATCCTGTAAAAGTAGCCCGGGATGAAAGAAGTCATCCAGCACGACTATACACGGGCTGCCATAGCTATGATGAGATCTGCTGTAAAACAG GAATGAGCTACCGGGAGTTGGATGAGAGGTTGGAGAATGATCCAAATATAATTGTTTGCTGGAAATGA